CAGTGTGTTATTCAACACCAAGCAGTTGTGTTGAATTAAAGCAGAGACTGATGATGGACAGTCTTAAGCATGTTTATCTGCCGTAAAGCATGTTTATCTGCCACTTACTGCCTTGTCTTAAACTCCCCTATTAAAGCACAAAGAGGGACCAAACAAGCATTCATTTGTTTCCTCTAAAACAGCCTTAAGGCTATATCTCAGATTAGTTGACATCATGATGTTGATTACTCAACCCTCCAATCAAACCTGTCATGCTGCCACACTGCACACATTATCTACGTTATCTGCCATCTTAACACCAACAGCACACCAACCTAAAGCAGACAgaacaccaaccggcacatcctaaagcagacAGCACACCAACCGTCACAAACAGCAGCTGGCACAACAACAGcacacatcttacagcagtcgCCACATCAACAGACACATCTTACAGCAGGCGGCACACCAACAGACACATCTTACAGCAGGCGGCACAAcaaccggcacatcttacagcaggtGGCACAAcaaccggcacatcttacagcagtcgGCACACCAACAGACACATCTTACAGCAGGCGGCACACCAACAGCACATATCTTACAGCAGGCGGCACACCAACAgacacatcttacagcagtcgGCACACCAACAgacacatcttacagcagtcgGCACACCAACAGACACATCTTACAGCAGGCGGCACACCAACAgacacatcttacagcagtcgGCACACCAACAGACACATCTTACAACaggcggcacaccaaccagcacatcttagAGCAGGCGGCACACCAACAGcacacatcttacagcagtcgGCACAAcaaccggcacatcttacaACAGGCGGCACACCAGCAGCACACATCTTACAGCAGGCGGCACAAcaaccggcacatcttacagcaggcGGCACACCAACAGCACACATCTTACAGCAGGCGGCAACACCAACAGACACATCTTACAGCAGGCGGCACACCAACAGACACATCTTACAGCAGGCGGCACAAcaaccggcacatcttacagcaggcGGCACACCAACAGACACATCTTACAGCAGGCGGCACACCAACAGACACATCTTACAGCAGGCGGCACAAcaaccggcacatcttacagcaggcGGCACACCAACAGACACATCTTACAGCAGGCGGCACACCAACAGACACATCTTACAGCAGGCGGCACAAcaaccggcacatcttacagcaggcGGCACACCAACAGACACATCTTACAGCAGGCGGCACACCAACAGACACATCTTACAACAGGCGGCACACCAACAGACACATCTTACAGCAGGCAGAATGCATTGTGTACTGACTGCTTTAGGTTGTTTCgggtggtgtgccggctgctttaggatgtgctgaattgtgtgctggctgctttaggtTGTTTCGGGTGGTGTGCCGgttgctttaggatgtgccggatgTTTTTATATGTCCCGGATGGTGTGCCGCCTGGCAGCCAGGTGAAGTGCTGGTTCATTTTAAAAGTGAAGATGAACGGTGTGCCAGTCAGTAATATAACCTCTACTCCAggattgttttatttatgagaGCCATAGTTTCACtgacttttacttatttatttatgaccTACACCAAATAGAGCTTAGATGTGCCCAACATTAGGGTTATTTACCCTTATTTGTTACACATGAATTATTACATGGTGGTCGGTGTGGCGCAACAGCCACCTACtgccactacctgccactgagctaccacactggtggtcgattcccggtctgggtggctatgttgcgctacaccaataagagtccttgggtgaGACacttaacactacactggcccacctctgtaatacaagtaaccatgtaagttgctctgggaAAAAGTCAGCTAAGTGCCATAAATGTAcattagctaaatgcatttattaaaatgaataatttcaATGTTTTCAAACGTTGCTTTTTTCCCTATTGAGAAATTGTGAAGTTGCAGAGCTCATATTTCCTTTTGAGCAACATTAATAACAGGGAGTTTGTTTCGCTTTTGATTtcagatgtaaagaaactgtatcaAAGGCTGAACCGCGTTGCCGTAGTGATCCACATTCGAGCCAATGGCGTTGTGAGGGCGTGTCCTAAACTGGAGGCAAGTCCGGGCAAAACGCAGTGAAACACAGAAAGAGCGTAAACATGAAGACGTCAGAGGGAGGTGTGTGTACAACGCAACCTCTGAGCCCTTTAACCCAAGACTGCACAACACATCATGTGTACAGATGAGACGAGACAACAGCAGCACGACAACAACACGACCGTGAGCCGGTATCGCTGTTTTCGGGGagggtgagctgctgctgctactgctgctgctgctgctggatctGTTAGCTATGATGGAGTCGCAGAGTGAAGAGTGGGACGACATCAGCGACTCTGAACTCCTCGATATCCAGCTAGATCAGTCCTGCACAGGTAATTTATTACACACCGAGGACTGGGCCCTGAGAGTGTCCGGTTAATACACCCTTAATAAACCTATTAAACCCGTTTAATAGTCGTAGTGTTGCAGCTTCATCAGCAGCAGTCTCCATCAGACCTACAGAGGTTTGATGTAGTAGCTTGTAGCACGATCTACTACGATCGTCTAATAAGTTAGTTAGCATTAACGCTGTTTCATAAGATTTACTGCGGATTCAGTGGATAAACACACAGTCTGGAAGATGTGTTGGTAGATGTTCATGTTCGCGGATGGTCACGAGGTGGCGCTGTTGTCATGTTGTATAATGATCGCGTGACTGCTGTCCTGTGATAACGCAGTATCTGCAAAACAAGGTTTCCTCTGTTTTGGGCTgagaaatgtaaatgaaatttcCTATTGCCAGAGGTTGCTCTGTTTTCTCTTAGGCTGCTTTTTTACACACCTCCACACAACGTTAGTCTTTTTttgacattgtctctttttcatTTAACTGTATTTGATGGTATTTGGTGTTGGTAAATTCAAGGCAAATTAAGTGTGTGACATTTTCACAAATTAATTTAGTCATCAACTGCTTTACCTAAATTtatgaactaaaaaaaaataatttaggaaagcctttaaatatgaataaacatTATAAAGTAAAAACTATGCATACATTATGGATAGTAGTTTTACAAAACTGAATTTTGTTTTTTCACCCAACATAAAAACATCTTTTTGGAACTGCACAAAAACCTTGTGGGACACAAACTCAACTAAATTTGGCTCAAAGCATGTGATCACCTAAACCAACTATACACGCATAGCAATTTAAACACAGAAATGGATATTCTGAATTAGTTTTACTTGTATTTGTTATACAACTCATATAGAAAACTATAAGTACTATATAATATTACTAtagaattattatatatatatttttctaagGGAAAAATGGTAACATTAAGGAATAACTAAAGGCACTCGTTGTATTGAGAAATCCTACTAATTTTgactgttaattatttattatactgtTTCTGTAAATTCATGTTTCAGAAGAACCACCTAAGCCATGCAGTAGCGAACCAGGCACAAGGAAAGACACTGTGAATAAAGGCTCCATCACTTCCTTACCATCAGGTCACAGGTAAATCCATTTCTCACCCAACCCCCCAACAAAACACAGCGGAACTATATAGAAAATACAGAACTGAAACTCTAGGCCTGACACTGGTTTGTGTTTTCTTTGCTCTGAATAATTCTCACCTCAAGGGACACTCGGAATTGAGATATTTATTCatatgctgtggggctgtgtctCTAAAAAcagtgtggcacaacagataacaccactgccactgagctacgatatcatgttggagactggggttcgattcccagtccgggtgactgtgctgcgctacaccaataagagtccttgtgcAAGACTTTTAACACCACATTGGCCCACccctgtaatacaagtaaccttgtaagtcgttctggataagagagtTAGCTAAATGCAGTTAATGCAAAGTTTCATATCTATTGTCCATTGTGCCACTAACCTGTACAGTTTACTCCTTCTGAAAAGATATTATCGTCtctttttaaaatgacattgtgctccctacatagtgcactattaaaaaaaaaaaatccactgtTTGGATGGAGGTGCTGTAATTTCACAACCTACAACATGCACTACATAGGGGAAAGGAGATTAGAGACAGGACCTCACGGAGTAAACACAGTGTGCTGCCTTTTTGGAAGAGTGAAATAAGAACGAAGAGTTCTTTCAACTTTAGAAGATTAAACTTTAGAAGAGCTTACACACAGCTCGAACTGTGTGTAAGCTCATGTTCACCGAGTTGATGATGTTCTTGGAGAAAATATAGCTCAACTTCAAAAGTTCTAGCTGTCAGTAGTCACGACTGGCTGTTACAATACCAAGCAGAAGTACTGATGTTCTGTGCGTATTACAGTTCCCAAGTCTTTCTGTGCCCTGTTGTTCTTTATAGATAATAGTTTTACTGTGTGGGCTTGCACATAGTTTGTATTGTGGGATGGTAACTGAATAATGTGCAGTGCCTGGTCAGTATGTGATGGTCAGTATTGTCTACCCTGGCTTGCAGCATTGCGGAAGGGCTGGAGCAGAGAAGTCTTAAAACAGacgaggagagaggagagaagaggaagaaaaccGTTGAGGTTGTCCGAAGCCCTCTGCTGCGCTTCATGAAGCGTCACCTGAGTGTAACCCTGCTGTGTGAGCAGACCTGGTGTGAGTTGAAGCTCCAGTATGGCATCCTACCTCCTCAAGTCAGGAAAACAGACAAGCAGCGGGTGGAGATTCAGACTGGCGCCAGTATTCACCTGGCAAGAGGTGAAGATCAGTTACTATTTGTCTATAGCTATGTCTTCTTTAGATGTTATATTGTTTAGTGATGTTTAGGTATGTTCCAGTCCAATCCATGGGGTCAGGAAAAGGCCTGGTCCAAGCATTTTTGATATATTAAGCTTGGGCAACCTCAGCTCCTTTCGTTTTTTTTGTGCTCAATGTTAGAGGCAGTATAAGAGGACGCAACCTGCAGAAATAAGGCGTTTTCATAAGTTAACACACTGGCTTACAACCTCAGTTTTACACTAAATTATTAGTTCAAACTCGGTTTGAGCAACATGTACCGCTGTTGTTGTTGAGTCACGCCAATAAGCATCAGCCGCAAGCTCAAAACCAATAGATCCATGTTCAGACTGTCAAATTTTTGCCATATCTAGATTAAATCCAGATTGATTTTCGGTAGTCTGGACAGCAGGAAACCACATGAAATACAATTTTTGCTAATCGGATCTGACCCACATTCGGTGATGTTTTCATACGTGATTACAATCGGATTTGTACGAATGAACCTAGACACTCAAATCAGATTTTAAAGGCCCCGTTCATATTAACATGCATCCCGGGTGATTCAGTCATAAGTAGCCAGCACAAAGTACAGTTGTGAACAGGATACAGTGCGTCTTGTGGTAGTCGTATTTGCTTAAAGAATCAGAATCaacacgcttaaagaatcaactcgatcagtcagctttaggaatgtagaaaaacacactttaattctgcagtaaacgtaacgccagCTTCAGAACTGCTTCTGACAAAAACCTTCCAGTACAGTGTcagttacactttttataccccacaaatacgTGATTAATGTGCATTACGTGACATTCTGACTTTGAATTAGGACTTTGGACTTTGATGTTCATTTGCTGAAGCGTGCTGTTTCCATTACCTTTAATGTGCTGATAACGCTGGGCCCCCTgtggtgaggctggtgtgaagtttaAGGACCCCATTGTTTCAGGATAAGAAAGTCACCATTTGTCTGCTCCCATTCCACATACAGTTCCATATGTAATAGCATGTGGtaaaactaaaacaaattaaatgaaaataatcGATACATACAAAACTGAAATTCCTGAAAAATTCAGTCTCGAGGACACTTTAATCTGATCAATCAAACAACATTTGGCGGTTCATATGTTGGCGTTAATGCTCCTCCAGCAAAAATAACGTGAGAAATATGATTACAAGCATATTTGATTTGGTAGTCATTTGTGATGTCAaacaggtgtgaacagggctGAAAAATCTCCACCTTAAAGAGTGTTTTcaaacagcagtgtttttttaagtgACCAAAACCAATTTTGAAAACCTCTAATCCACTCCACCTGATTGCTGCCTTCAAAGAtccttgattggctgaatgcaGTGCATTAGACTTGGGTTAGAATTggaacctgcaggaaggtagagACAACTAGTAGGAAATAAGGAGTGATAAACAATTATTTACATGaattaatgaaaataaaaataagaacgAATTCGATATATGTATTTATGACATTTCACTGTTACAGAAACTgtatttaaccatttttaaattTACAGTCTTTTACTGTCACGGTTTGACAGTtttttactgtagaattgacattTTTAAAGTGCATAAAATAATCATTcaaaaacatattaaatatttaacacataacacaaaatgtattaattgtattGTAGTATTAATTAGAGAGGTTTCTAAATCCCCAAAACTTACAAACTTTCCCTTTAACAGACTAGCCTCTCTAACTAGATTAGGACATCCCTAAATGCACTCTTTTCCTCTTTGCAGATGCACTTGATAGCTACCTCCTACTACCTAACCTCTATCTCTGTTCACAGAGTTGGAGGTTCATGCAGTCGTTCCTATTAATACCCACAGCAGAGAGGATTCTTTTGCCATTAGATTGCTTAATGTCCTACTCATGATGCCCACATTGGAATCAGGTATGTTAGTTACATCAGTATGTAACATCGGTATGTTGTTTAATGCAAAGACAAAGGATGATTAAGAACAAGGTGGTTTGTGAGTCTATCTCGTGTGACTATAtagctgttgtgtgtgttttcaggccAGTGTGTGCGTGAGTTTCCAGTGTTTGGTGTATTAGAAGGCGTGTGTGTTATGGGAGTCATTGATGAACTGAGTTATAACCAGAAGGGGGAGCTAGTGTTGAACGAGCTGAAGACCCGCAGGCAAGACTCTCTCCCTGGAGACGCACAGGCCGTTGGCCACTGCTTTCAGGTGTGTAGAAGCTAAAAACTGAAAGCTGTACCTTCTGCAGGATCTGATTGTGATTCCTTTTCTCCACAGATTTACAACAATGTTTTACTATGTAAACAAGTACTACAGACAAATTATTGACACGCTCTACCTTCTTGAATGGGTGGGCTAATCGGCAGTACCAAATAGGGAGAAACTCAATTAAATAACACCTTTTTTATATAACAATTTTTGAAGAATATACATAAAAGGTTTTTTTATTCCAACAATTTTATTCCAACAATCAGGAATAAAATAGTATAGTTTTCACTAGCACCCAACTTTAAGCCTGATCGTTTTTCTGTACTTTGTCCATTTTAACATGCTTTGCTTTTCTTTCAAAGATTAAGTTAAAGACCAAATCAGCAATCATGTATGTTGTTTAAAGCCCTTTTAAGAAACGTCTGGTATGTCTTACTCTGATTAAACactgttctctctgtgtgggtacCAGGTGGGCTTGTATAAGCTTCTGTTTGATGCACTGATCAAAAGCGAGGTGAGGAGGGAGCACATAGTGGACCATTTCAAACTGCGAGCCTCCCCGGCACTTGGAGCAGAGGTCCAGGCGCATGCTGCGAGAATCGGGATTCAGGTTGCCACCTTTGGTGAGCTGGTGGACACTTTCTTCATGGTCCTGTCCTGTTCTGACGTGCCGTGCATCGATCTCCTCCAGGTGGAGTACCGTCATCAGGATTCTAGCAGCCTAATCGGCACCAGGGTGGTCCCCTTCGACGAGGCACAGCTACGGGCCGACCTGCGGGGCTACCTGGCCTACTGGACGGGCCAGAGGGAGCCCAGAGGAGTAGATATAGAGGAAGCATGGAAGTGCAGGATGTGTCCGTACCAGGAGATTTGTGACTGGAGAAAGAACAGATCACAAGCCCCTGAGACTCTTCACACCAACAAGAGAATCAAATGATCTGACGTACAGAAATTTATTGTTTGTAGCAGCTGTGCTAATGCTTCTAGCTTATGTCTGTGATCAGCTTTTCAgaaaatattgtatatttttatatttttatataatgaaCTACCACATTTTtgtaaattttttttatatctgtgattaattttacatatttttatgtAGCTTAAGCTTAAGCTTGTCCAGCTGACttttctgaataattaatacaGCAGTAATGTGGGTAATATTATGCACTGATTTATTATGAATGGTCTAAACAATGTTTAATATTCTTCGCCTGACTGTGAAATGATGTGATAGAAAGATTATGCTATAAATTATTTGTGGTTACTTTATTGAAGTTCATAAAAGCTATAAGACACCTATGTACACggtatgaacaaaagtattgggacatctgctcatccattgttccttctgaaatcaaggatattaaaaatgtatcctgtttttgttggagtaactgtctgtactgtctagggaaggctttcttttatatattggagcattgctgtgaggatttaattgcattcagcaacaagaacgttagtgaggtaaggatgttggataatcaacaccccacctcatccccaactaccaAACTCActccaaaagtattagatggagcaccaaccatcatttcagagaacacaattccactgctccacagctcaatgctgtggggctttatacccctctagctcacacctggcattaggctaaGTGCATttttacatctgtgtcagcaacaggtgcaacttaaagtaattGAAAGCACTcatcagaaagggtgtccacaaacatttggacatgttgtgtttATAAGCGTTTCATGACAACTGACCTAAACCTATATAAACAGAAAGATTCGTAACATTTGCTGTggttaaatgattaaatgaaaGAGGATTTAGGACAACCGACTTGTTGGAAAATGTCTTTATAAATGTTACTAtaggtttatgtcagttgtTAGTACATGTTTATGACGGTAGTCAAATGTAGTCTTAAAATGCTGCCCTGCAGTACAGTGTTACCCTATTCTGTACAGATTTGCCATTCTTGCTTAATGTTGACTGATTAATATTAACACATTTTTAATGTGATATATTTCTACACAGTATACAGTGTGTCAAAAGTACAGACTTACCAGAGTGTTACTCTGTTAAGAGTGAAAGAAAAGGATTTGGTGTGGCATAAAGCCAAATATCAAACATTTACCTGAAAAAAATGTACCAACATTTAAGtacataaaagtaaaaaagaccAGCTGATTACACTCTGGCTATTACATTATAAGATGAATGAGCTTTAGCTAAGGACAGTTTCAGTTTATCGTGATGAAACATGTAGTTAAAGTATAGATTTTCAATTACAATACTTAAGTTGAGTACAGAAAATAATGGTTTATATTAACTGTATATTAATTTGTTTAGAGTAAACACAGTTATGTCTAATGATACTTTTGGTTATTAGATGAGAACATGTGAATAGAAACTAAAGAGGATAAGTACATCATCAGACATTTACTCACCTACATtaatacttaagtacagtaacaAAGTACAGTTTCCCACCCTCGATGGAGTATGAATGTCTGTGACAATATTCACAGTACAAGTACTccaaaataatactaataaagttaagaaataaaaaagtacagaaATGAAGGACAATTTAACACCCTTGATGAGGTATGAAAGTTTGTGTACTGCAAACTAAGTTCTGTAAATGCAATTTTGCTAGATGAGGTTGTTATTCtgtttattaacatattaagcACAAGTGTGGAAAAAGTACAATAATTGTTTAAAGTAACAAGTATGAGTACATTATcagtttaaatgtaaaaatacagttAACTAAGTACAATTCTCCCACCCTGGATGAGGTATGAAAATTTGCAGCAATCGCATTGTTGCATCTGAATGTAATGGTGGTTTTGTCCATTAGATGAGGctgttgttctgtttttttccccctgaaaTTTAAATTAGGAGGCAAAGAAGCTACAGCGGTAAGTCACAACTCTGACCATCCCTGCCTTGTAAAATGACCAAATAAGGGTACATCATTCTGTCTGTACTTGAAGATTCTTGTGGAATTGCACAGCTCCTCAACCCTTATTCTGTGTGACATTTACTGCTAACGTTAAATTCATTCTCAGTAAGAAGCgctgcagatttattgcaatgCCTTGTTGGCTTTAAGGGCTGAAACTGAATCTGCAGTGAGAGCTGTGTAGCTGACTTGTGGTTGATGTTGTGTCATAGGCCTCTGGAGCATCATCCTCATTATCACTGGACCACAGAGGGGCTGAACACATCTCACTGATCTCCTCAGTGATCATCTACAGTCCAGTCTCACGcttacatttttacacacacagacacagtcacAAAAACTGTTTGGTCAGTTGTCAAACAAAGTAGGGACTGGCTGGATGACAgcaaacagaaacacagaattCATCATTGAGGGTGTGTGTTTGAACTGGTGCAGTGTTCAGTGATGGCAGCCAGGCGCTCTGTTTGTTGTATTAATTAACCCCAGAGTTAAAATGACACGATAGGGATACTCCTTTCCTTGGTACGAGTCTCTTAGGcatgtgaaaagctctgaaaagctctgaaaatatatactgtataaacacTGTTGTTTAAAGTGCACATGTAGTTCAGCCAGTCCCTTTCCTCACACTACTCAAAGTATAGTTATATCATGTAAATAAAGTCATTCTGAGTGGTTTGATGTGGGATTTTTTTGCATTCCACGTCAAACTGACAGAGCAGTTCACATTTGTGATGggaaccagacatctgaagcATCTCACATCCATAGGGAACCAAGTATACTGTATACAGTATTCAGTAtacaggagtcaggagactggatcttcagcgTCATGCAGACGAAAAATTCCTACACAGGCACAGCTTAGTTGAGCAACTGTCTGTCAGAAGTCCAAAATAATGCACAGACTGTCAGGGTTTAAGTACACTGATGTGAGGAGGAGGACGATAAAGGGGGAAATGAGTGAGGGTAAGGTGGCAATGGTAACGTTATCAGGGGAAAGGGGGAAAGGGGTGTAAAAAGGCAGTAATTAATGTAACACAGAACAAAGGCACTGGCTAAAACTCTACAAAGATTGAGTTAATAATCAAGAGAAAACACCATTTGTTGTGAGCAGTTTCTCTCAAGGGTCACAGTTGAGCATCTTCAAATATCAATTATACGTACTCAGAAAAGTGGAGAGTGGTTTAGATCGACACTGTTATCCTACAATGCAATGTGAAATGGAAACGATGCATGTTGGCctagcaacgcttcatcacttcgGGTTAGTGTATTAATATATTGTGTACTAACTTGCCAAACCCACACTATTAGGATCAGCATGCAGTATTTAGCTTATAGCATTAGTaagtagtatgcaattgggatgcAGCCAATGACTAAACCTGGTAATGAACTTCTGAATTGAATCAGGTGCCTTtaagcagggaaatcaccaaactgcaTAGGAATCCGGCCCTCCGACACTGGAGTTTCCCAACCCTGCTCTAGAAAATGACTTAATGAAATGGTTACTAATGTTGCCTAAAGACTGGCTACAGAAGTGGAGTGATAAGGTTTTGGATTAAGATATATTTTCTCACACTTTTATGGTGTAGAGGTACATGTAGTGAGTGTTGTAAGAAAAAACAGTCCTCAGAAATATCTTTACAAGTTTGACTAAttttt
The sequence above is drawn from the Salminus brasiliensis chromosome 11, fSalBra1.hap2, whole genome shotgun sequence genome and encodes:
- the exo5 gene encoding exonuclease V isoform X2; translated protein: MMESQSEEWDDISDSELLDIQLDQSCTEEPPKPCSSEPGTRKDTVNKGSITSLPSGHSIAEGLEQRSLKTDEERGEKRKKTVEVVRSPLLRFMKRHLSVTLLCEQTWCELKLQYGILPPQVRKTDKQRVEIQTGASIHLARELEVHAVVPINTHSREDSFAIRLLNVLLMMPTLESGQCVREFPVFGVLEGVCVMGVIDELSYNQKGELVLNELKTRRQDSLPGDAQAVGHCFQVGLYKLLFDALIKSEVRREHIVDHFKLRASPALGAEVQAHAARIGIQVATFGELVDTFFMVLSCSDVPCIDLLQVEYRHQDSSSLIGTRVVPFDEAQLRADLRGYLAYWTGQREPRGVDIEEAWKCRMCPYQEICDWRKNRSQAPETLHTNKRIK
- the exo5 gene encoding exonuclease V isoform X1 → MLWGCVSKNSVAQQITPLPLSYDIMLETGVRFPVRVTVLRYTNKSPCARLLTPHWPTPVIQVTFIAEGLEQRSLKTDEERGEKRKKTVEVVRSPLLRFMKRHLSVTLLCEQTWCELKLQYGILPPQVRKTDKQRVEIQTGASIHLARELEVHAVVPINTHSREDSFAIRLLNVLLMMPTLESGQCVREFPVFGVLEGVCVMGVIDELSYNQKGELVLNELKTRRQDSLPGDAQAVGHCFQVGLYKLLFDALIKSEVRREHIVDHFKLRASPALGAEVQAHAARIGIQVATFGELVDTFFMVLSCSDVPCIDLLQVEYRHQDSSSLIGTRVVPFDEAQLRADLRGYLAYWTGQREPRGVDIEEAWKCRMCPYQEICDWRKNRSQAPETLHTNKRIK